The following coding sequences lie in one Syntrophales bacterium genomic window:
- a CDS encoding insulinase family protein gives MHARNNCPPLTLSPGEKLHGFHILRVEQIPEIMVSAYEIEHEKTGAKLLHLHSDDRENLFSIGFRTPPRDSRGVPHILEHSVLAGSERYPLKDVFNELVRGTLQTFINAFTYPDKTIYPVASIERRDFFNLAMVYADLVLRPRLMRETFLQEGHHYEFAESGELTVSGIVYNEMKGAYSSPETLMYNAILENLFPDAPYAHDSGGNPESIPDLSYEQFREFHRTYYSPTNARFFLYGDIPTAEHLAFLAEILKGFERVELNSSISLQPRWKVPRRIHDFFPIDKDESGKGKSTVNMAWMTAENTSSETAMLLTIIGDLLAGSAASPLRKALIDSGLGEDLSPVTGLERDLQQIVFAVGLRGTDPEREGQIEQLILETLRNTVEKGFESELIEGTLHQVEFHGREITRKNFPYGIVLMGRAYHTWLYDGDPLKDMNFPRIISSIRSQWKKDPALFQRAVREWLLENPHRLVSVMEPSSAYQEEKEQKARQRMAELLASLSEGEKENIRKESEILKKFQTEPDLPEAAASLPKLTIADISRQVETIPSEMIDLKGVPLLSHDIFTNGIAYLDLAFDVSDIPEELQPYLPLLGKLTTEMGAAGLSYEAMAKRIALYTGGLGFSLIAGETADGTKSWQKMILSVKALYRNTDEAIAIVRDILTRGDLNEAARMKELIFEKKNGLHSAVIPSGHLFAQMAAARSISLSARRSEQWYGRSQLRTITETANRYGEVREEIVDKLVRLRETIFTSHRLFLNMTADRQGLEGLGTAAEALLSALPEGKKLQGAKTENSRPVHVGIAIPADVCYVASALKAPPYTDTSAAPLFVLAKQLSNGYLYRRIRVQGGAYGGFCRYEPSSGVFAFLSYRDPHLTKTLEIYKEAMDFVSANPIPGEEVEKAIIGTIGALDRPLDPAGRGYTAMIREFSGLTDALRSIFREGVLAVTTAELQAAASRYFAEAGKRAVVAVFAPEERLRAANEALKEKLVLEKLP, from the coding sequence ATGCACGCAAGAAACAACTGTCCGCCCCTGACGCTTTCCCCAGGAGAAAAGCTGCATGGTTTCCATATACTGCGCGTTGAGCAGATTCCGGAGATCATGGTTTCCGCCTATGAAATAGAGCATGAAAAAACCGGGGCGAAACTGCTGCATCTGCATTCCGATGATCGGGAAAACCTCTTTTCTATCGGGTTCCGGACGCCGCCCCGGGATTCCCGAGGCGTTCCTCATATCCTGGAACACTCCGTCCTGGCGGGTTCCGAGCGCTATCCGCTGAAGGATGTCTTCAACGAACTGGTGCGTGGTACGCTCCAGACCTTCATCAATGCCTTCACCTATCCGGACAAGACTATCTATCCGGTCGCAAGCATAGAGAGACGGGATTTCTTCAACCTGGCAATGGTTTATGCCGATCTGGTTCTACGTCCCCGGCTGATGCGGGAAACCTTTCTCCAGGAGGGGCATCATTACGAGTTTGCCGAGAGCGGCGAGCTGACGGTTTCGGGCATTGTTTACAACGAGATGAAGGGCGCCTATTCCTCTCCGGAAACGCTGATGTACAATGCCATCCTGGAGAATCTCTTTCCCGACGCCCCCTATGCCCACGACTCGGGAGGAAATCCGGAAAGCATTCCCGATCTTTCCTATGAACAGTTTCGCGAATTCCACCGCACCTATTATTCGCCGACCAACGCCCGCTTCTTCCTGTACGGGGATATCCCGACCGCGGAACACCTGGCCTTTCTTGCGGAGATTCTAAAAGGTTTTGAGCGGGTCGAGCTTAACTCCTCCATTTCTCTTCAGCCCCGCTGGAAGGTGCCCCGGCGTATCCACGACTTTTTCCCGATTGATAAGGATGAATCAGGAAAGGGTAAAAGCACGGTCAATATGGCCTGGATGACGGCGGAAAACACATCAAGCGAGACAGCGATGCTGCTGACGATTATCGGCGATCTCCTTGCCGGCAGCGCCGCTTCTCCGCTGCGCAAGGCCCTGATAGACTCCGGACTTGGCGAAGACCTGTCGCCGGTCACGGGGCTGGAGCGGGATCTGCAGCAGATCGTTTTTGCCGTCGGGCTAAGGGGAACGGATCCTGAACGGGAGGGTCAAATAGAGCAGCTTATTCTCGAGACGCTTCGCAATACCGTGGAAAAGGGATTTGAATCGGAGTTGATCGAGGGAACGCTCCACCAGGTGGAATTCCACGGCCGGGAAATAACCCGCAAAAACTTTCCGTATGGGATCGTCTTGATGGGACGGGCGTACCACACCTGGCTTTACGATGGCGATCCGCTGAAGGATATGAATTTTCCGCGGATCATCAGTTCAATCCGCTCGCAGTGGAAAAAGGATCCCGCTCTTTTCCAGAGAGCGGTTCGGGAATGGCTACTGGAAAACCCGCACCGGCTTGTGTCGGTGATGGAGCCGAGCTCAGCGTATCAGGAGGAAAAAGAGCAGAAGGCGCGCCAACGGATGGCTGAGCTCCTGGCGTCTCTTTCCGAGGGGGAAAAGGAAAATATCCGTAAGGAGTCAGAAATCTTGAAGAAGTTTCAGACCGAGCCGGACCTGCCGGAGGCGGCGGCATCGCTTCCCAAATTGACGATTGCCGATATCTCGCGGCAGGTCGAGACAATTCCTTCGGAAATGATTGATTTAAAAGGAGTTCCGCTGCTTAGCCACGATATCTTCACGAATGGCATCGCCTATCTCGATCTGGCCTTCGACGTCTCGGATATCCCGGAAGAGCTTCAGCCCTATCTGCCGCTCCTGGGCAAGTTGACGACTGAAATGGGGGCGGCAGGGCTTTCTTATGAGGCGATGGCAAAGCGCATCGCGCTTTATACCGGGGGACTGGGCTTCAGTCTGATTGCCGGCGAAACCGCCGACGGAACCAAAAGCTGGCAGAAGATGATTTTGTCGGTAAAGGCGCTCTACCGCAACACAGACGAGGCGATCGCGATTGTCCGGGATATCCTGACCAGGGGCGATCTCAACGAAGCTGCCCGGATGAAGGAGTTGATTTTTGAAAAAAAGAACGGACTCCATTCGGCGGTCATTCCGTCCGGACACCTCTTCGCCCAGATGGCGGCGGCAAGGAGCATCTCCCTTTCGGCCCGGCGTTCCGAACAGTGGTATGGCAGGAGTCAGTTGCGCACAATCACCGAAACGGCGAACCGTTATGGCGAGGTTCGCGAGGAAATTGTTGATAAACTCGTGCGCCTCCGAGAGACAATCTTTACCAGCCACCGACTTTTCTTGAATATGACGGCAGATCGGCAGGGATTGGAAGGACTCGGCACGGCGGCGGAGGCGCTGCTTTCCGCCCTTCCGGAGGGGAAAAAATTGCAGGGGGCGAAAACCGAAAACAGTCGGCCTGTTCACGTCGGGATCGCGATCCCGGCCGATGTCTGCTATGTGGCCTCTGCCCTTAAGGCGCCGCCCTATACCGATACGAGCGCGGCGCCGCTTTTTGTTCTGGCAAAGCAGCTCTCCAACGGCTACCTGTACCGGCGGATACGGGTTCAGGGAGGCGCTTACGGCGGTTTTTGCCGGTATGAGCCGTCAAGCGGGGTCTTCGCCTTTCTTTCCTACCGTGATCCGCACTTGACCAAGACGCTGGAAATCTACAAAGAGGCAATGGATTTCGTCAGCGCTAATCCGATCCCCGGCGAAGAAGTGGAAAAGGCCATCATTGGCACAATCGGCGCCCTCGACCGTCCGCTTGACCCGGCAGGGAGGGGCTACACCGCAATGATCAGGGAGTTTTCCGGTCTGACGGATGCGTTGCGCAGCATTTTTCGGGAGGGGGTGCTGGCGGTGACTACCGCAGAGCTTCAGGCGGCGGCAAGCCGCTATTTTGCGGAGGCCGGAAAACGCGCGGTCGTCGCCGTCTTCGCGCCGGAAGAAAGGCTCCGGGCGGCAAACGAGGCACTGAAGGAAAAACTTGTTCTGGAGAAGCTTCCCTGA
- a CDS encoding DUF362 domain-containing protein, producing the protein MQLPEMSLCRQKFSREAITNPATAIAEVIRPSWLPGKIKSGQTVAITGGSRGIAAIDVLMRALVGSIKEIGAKPFVVNAMGSHGGATAKGQLAILESLGITESSVGCPVIVSMDVDIMGELGDGFPVFCDRNAAGADHIIVMNRIKAHTAVTGPVQSGLCKMCAIGLGKINGASRLHRYGLSRMGEMIPAVASFLATHAPIVAGIGIVENAYGEIARLELVHPEDFPAADARLLEEASHLKAGLPVSELDLLVVEEMGKKYSGTGMDPNVIGRWRIAGEVEPRFPRIGRIVVLALEPSSQGNAQGVGLADLITERLFKDIDLAVTYKNTLTSTYLQRGMIPIIGGSDRETIDKALSTLSLLTEERTRIAWIKNTSHLEEIALSAGALAQYDAEWKNNVQNAKLETIGKSEWKFDDKGTLMPWD; encoded by the coding sequence ATGCAGTTGCCTGAAATGAGCCTGTGCCGTCAGAAGTTTTCTCGTGAAGCTATTACAAATCCCGCTACGGCAATTGCCGAGGTGATCCGGCCAAGCTGGCTGCCGGGAAAAATCAAGTCTGGGCAGACGGTGGCGATAACCGGAGGCAGCAGGGGCATCGCAGCGATAGATGTCCTGATGAGGGCGCTTGTTGGGTCCATAAAAGAGATTGGGGCCAAGCCATTTGTGGTAAACGCGATGGGAAGCCACGGCGGCGCGACTGCCAAGGGGCAGCTTGCAATACTGGAATCGCTCGGGATAACAGAGTCATCTGTCGGCTGCCCGGTAATAGTCAGTATGGATGTTGACATAATGGGCGAGTTGGGGGATGGTTTTCCGGTTTTCTGCGATCGCAACGCGGCAGGCGCCGACCATATCATCGTGATGAACCGGATCAAGGCGCATACGGCGGTGACCGGTCCGGTCCAGAGCGGACTCTGCAAGATGTGCGCAATTGGCTTAGGAAAAATCAATGGCGCCTCTCGCCTGCACCGTTACGGCCTGTCGCGGATGGGAGAGATGATCCCGGCGGTTGCCTCTTTCCTTGCGACCCATGCGCCGATTGTTGCCGGGATTGGAATAGTCGAGAATGCCTACGGAGAAATCGCCAGGCTGGAGCTGGTCCATCCGGAGGATTTTCCTGCCGCCGACGCCCGTCTTCTGGAAGAGGCTTCGCACCTCAAAGCAGGGTTGCCTGTTTCGGAGCTTGATCTCCTCGTTGTTGAAGAAATGGGGAAAAAATACAGCGGTACCGGAATGGATCCCAATGTGATCGGGCGGTGGCGCATTGCCGGGGAAGTAGAGCCCCGCTTTCCCAGAATCGGGAGGATCGTCGTTCTCGCACTGGAACCTTCGTCTCAAGGAAATGCCCAGGGGGTTGGTCTTGCCGATCTGATAACCGAAAGGCTTTTTAAGGATATTGATCTTGCGGTGACCTATAAGAACACCCTTACCTCGACCTACCTCCAGCGCGGGATGATCCCGATCATTGGCGGCAGCGACCGGGAAACCATAGATAAGGCGCTTTCCACGCTTTCGCTTTTGACGGAGGAGCGGACACGGATTGCCTGGATAAAAAACACAAGTCATTTGGAAGAGATTGCCCTTTCCGCGGGGGCGCTTGCCCAATATGATGCCGAATGGAAGAATAACGTTCAAAATGCAAAACTCGAGACAATCGGAAAAAGCGAGTGGAAATTTGACGACAAAGGCACGCTGATGCCTTGGGATTAA
- the selD gene encoding selenide, water dikinase SelD, which produces MTDPNLIIGMENADDAGVYRLRDDLAIIQTVDFFTPIVDDPYTFGRIAVTNALSDVYAMGGRPLTAMNIVCFPIGKMDISILREILRGGLDQMREANVVLVGGHSVEDDEPKYGLSVTGIVHPDRVLANRGAIPGDRLILTKALGSGIASTAVKGGVADSALQKRSVAAMIELNRKAAELMAKRDDIHACTDITGFGLLGHAMEMIEGSETGIKIYANAVPYFEGVQELIETGIIPGGLVRNRKFREQQIEKGANCPAWIIDLLFDPQTSGGLFISLPEAGAKELLTEMRKAGLLDATIIGEVVSAPQGKIVIE; this is translated from the coding sequence ATTACAGATCCCAATCTTATCATTGGTATGGAGAATGCCGATGACGCCGGGGTATATCGCCTGCGTGATGATCTGGCGATCATCCAGACGGTGGATTTTTTCACCCCGATTGTTGACGACCCTTATACCTTCGGACGCATTGCCGTAACGAACGCGCTGAGCGACGTCTATGCAATGGGCGGACGTCCGCTGACAGCGATGAACATCGTCTGCTTCCCGATAGGAAAGATGGACATCTCCATCCTCCGCGAGATTCTCCGGGGCGGTCTCGATCAGATGCGCGAGGCGAACGTTGTGCTCGTGGGCGGCCACAGCGTCGAGGACGACGAACCGAAATACGGGCTCTCGGTGACCGGCATCGTCCATCCCGACCGGGTTCTGGCCAACCGGGGGGCAATTCCCGGAGATCGCCTTATCCTGACCAAGGCCCTTGGCTCCGGAATCGCCAGCACCGCGGTTAAAGGCGGGGTTGCCGATTCCGCTTTGCAGAAACGCAGCGTCGCCGCGATGATTGAGCTCAACCGGAAGGCGGCGGAACTTATGGCAAAAAGAGACGACATTCACGCCTGCACGGACATCACCGGATTCGGCCTTCTGGGGCATGCAATGGAGATGATCGAAGGAAGCGAAACAGGAATAAAAATATACGCCAACGCTGTCCCATATTTTGAAGGCGTCCAGGAGCTGATCGAAACGGGAATCATTCCCGGCGGCCTGGTCCGGAACCGCAAATTCCGCGAGCAGCAGATCGAAAAGGGGGCCAACTGCCCCGCCTGGATTATTGATCTGCTCTTCGATCCGCAGACCTCGGGGGGGCTTTTCATCTCCCTGCCGGAAGCCGGCGCCAAAGAACTGCTGACGGAAATGCGCAAGGCGGGGCTCCTCGATGCGACAATCATCGGCGAGGTGGTCTCTGCCCCGCAGGGGAAAATCGTTATCGAATGA
- a CDS encoding Cache 3/Cache 2 fusion domain-containing protein, whose amino-acid sequence MIHRKPSDENALTLSNLLRRICRRTFKANIIFLFCAVIMATVLVISIFSYRRNSAAALEMTNQLVEKLTDGMIRHTTGYMKPVQGITEVSAQLLANPDKPISPGSEMEKYLMRILLVLPQIDFVYFGTEQGEFVQARFPKRPGPMVTRFIRKKGAEFTELLRHYDESGKFLREELLPPPSYDPRDRPWYSGSRQTGGAFWTDLYVFSSTGKPGITASFPITDPNGRFIGAVGADITLNGLSVFLRENRISKHGLSFIMDKQRRFVAFPDPERMLKVEKGAIVPIQAVDLGEPWVTEAVRRFEDTGKRKFSFSTQGNRYLAYFTPFPADFGKDWTIAVLAPEDDFLGPVKQAFRESLMISGLVLLIAVGIGYFFARSLSRPLETLSREVEKVRNFDLEGEVKVSSYVKEIKMMSDSVSSMKSGLKAFRRYVPADLVRQMLAAGTEAEPGGKELEITLFFSDVEGFTSISEQIPARDLMLSLSEYLDLMSRAISQEKGTVDKYIGDAVMAIWGAPLADENHAIGACRAAVRCQQALDALTPRWQAEGKLPFRTRIGIHTGFTIVGNVGSKERLNYTALGDNVNLASRLEGVNKRYGTRILISQATYRYVRNQFILRPLDIIAVKGKISSVLIYELMGDAESKDAEGLASLANGFTQVFDEYRARKWESALYLLKGLGERFPGDVPVSIYAERCRAYLQQEPPADWSGIVRLDTK is encoded by the coding sequence ATGATCCACAGAAAGCCATCAGACGAAAACGCTCTCACCCTGTCTAACCTGCTGCGACGGATCTGCCGGCGTACCTTCAAGGCGAATATCATCTTTCTTTTTTGCGCAGTGATCATGGCGACAGTGCTCGTCATCTCGATCTTTTCCTACCGCCGAAATAGCGCCGCGGCTCTCGAAATGACGAACCAATTGGTGGAAAAGCTGACCGACGGCATGATCCGGCACACCACCGGATATATGAAGCCCGTGCAAGGAATTACCGAAGTCAGCGCCCAACTGCTCGCCAATCCGGACAAGCCCATCTCCCCGGGCTCCGAAATGGAAAAATATCTTATGAGAATCCTCCTTGTCCTGCCGCAGATCGACTTCGTCTATTTCGGCACCGAGCAGGGAGAATTCGTTCAGGCCCGCTTTCCCAAGAGACCGGGGCCAATGGTTACCCGGTTCATCCGTAAAAAAGGGGCCGAATTTACCGAGCTCCTTCGCCACTATGATGAATCGGGTAAATTTCTCCGGGAGGAACTGCTGCCTCCGCCTTCTTACGACCCCCGTGACAGGCCCTGGTATAGCGGGAGCCGGCAGACGGGAGGCGCCTTCTGGACAGATCTCTATGTCTTTTCCTCTACCGGGAAACCCGGCATAACTGCATCCTTTCCGATCACCGACCCAAACGGGAGGTTTATCGGAGCTGTAGGCGCGGACATAACCCTGAACGGCCTTTCCGTCTTTCTCCGGGAGAACCGGATCAGCAAGCACGGTCTTTCCTTTATCATGGACAAACAGCGACGCTTTGTGGCATTTCCTGATCCAGAGCGGATGCTAAAGGTAGAAAAAGGCGCCATTGTCCCCATTCAGGCGGTGGACCTCGGAGAGCCGTGGGTCACGGAGGCAGTGCGGAGGTTCGAGGACACCGGGAAACGAAAGTTCTCCTTCTCCACCCAGGGAAACAGATATCTCGCCTACTTTACTCCTTTTCCTGCCGACTTCGGAAAAGATTGGACAATCGCGGTGCTGGCGCCGGAAGACGACTTTTTGGGACCCGTGAAACAGGCATTTCGCGAAAGCCTGATGATCTCGGGGCTCGTTCTGCTGATCGCAGTCGGCATCGGTTATTTTTTTGCACGCAGCCTGTCCCGGCCACTCGAGACCCTGAGCCGGGAGGTGGAAAAGGTACGAAACTTCGACTTGGAAGGGGAAGTGAAAGTATCCTCCTACGTCAAGGAAATCAAAATGATGTCAGATTCGGTGTCCTCCATGAAATCAGGGCTGAAAGCCTTCCGCCGCTATGTTCCCGCAGACCTGGTGCGTCAGATGCTCGCTGCCGGCACAGAAGCCGAACCGGGCGGAAAGGAGCTTGAGATCACTCTCTTCTTCTCAGACGTAGAGGGATTCACATCCATTTCCGAGCAGATCCCGGCCCGGGATTTAATGCTTTCCCTTTCCGAGTACCTCGATCTGATGAGCAGGGCGATCAGTCAAGAAAAGGGAACTGTGGACAAGTATATCGGCGATGCTGTCATGGCGATCTGGGGCGCGCCGCTCGCCGACGAAAATCACGCCATCGGCGCCTGCCGGGCCGCGGTTCGCTGTCAGCAGGCCTTGGATGCGCTTACCCCCAGATGGCAAGCGGAAGGCAAACTTCCTTTTCGCACCCGCATCGGAATCCACACCGGGTTTACCATCGTGGGCAATGTCGGTTCCAAGGAACGTCTCAACTATACGGCCCTCGGGGACAACGTGAATTTGGCAAGCCGCCTCGAAGGGGTGAACAAGCGCTACGGGACGCGGATACTCATCAGCCAGGCGACCTACCGGTATGTTCGCAACCAATTCATTCTCAGACCTCTCGATATCATTGCGGTAAAGGGAAAGATCAGCAGCGTCCTTATTTATGAGCTTATGGGGGATGCCGAATCAAAAGACGCTGAAGGGCTCGCCTCTCTGGCCAACGGTTTTACGCAAGTTTTTGATGAATATCGCGCCCGGAAATGGGAATCTGCCCTTTACCTCCTGAAGGGCTTGGGGGAGCGCTTCCCCGGTGACGTTCCGGTATCAATCTATGCTGAGCGCTGCCGCGCCTACTTGCAACAGGAACCTCCTGCCGACTGGAGCGGAATCGTTCGCTTGGATACAAAGTGA
- a CDS encoding flavodoxin family protein, translating to MKIVVFNGSPHMGKGNTHVMVEAFLQGAREAGAEVENVFLFRKKIKPCLGCFDCWLKTPGKCVQKDDMEGLLPLFIKADLIVFATPLYVDNVTGIMKTFMDRMIPLTEPYFEKDPQGEYRHRKRYEKIPKIAVISNCGFAEQTHFQVLSLLFKRIARNMHSELIAEIYRGGGEVLKMDIPVLLPLVEKYKEILKKAGREIATDGKLSENTQAELEKPIVPYDKYMEGANKYWEKLLSAV from the coding sequence ATGAAAATAGTCGTCTTTAATGGCAGCCCGCATATGGGAAAAGGCAATACGCATGTGATGGTGGAGGCGTTTCTACAAGGGGCGAGGGAGGCGGGGGCAGAGGTTGAGAATGTTTTCCTTTTTAGAAAAAAGATAAAGCCCTGCCTGGGTTGTTTTGACTGTTGGTTGAAAACGCCGGGGAAATGTGTCCAGAAGGACGATATGGAAGGACTTTTGCCACTTTTCATAAAGGCCGATCTGATCGTTTTCGCGACGCCCCTTTATGTTGACAATGTGACCGGAATAATGAAGACATTTATGGACAGAATGATTCCACTTACCGAACCGTATTTTGAAAAGGATCCGCAGGGGGAATACCGACATCGCAAGCGATATGAAAAAATCCCCAAGATAGCCGTTATCTCAAACTGTGGATTCGCGGAGCAGACCCACTTCCAGGTTCTTAGTCTCTTGTTCAAGAGAATTGCCCGCAATATGCACTCGGAATTGATTGCGGAAATATATCGGGGGGGAGGCGAAGTTCTCAAGATGGACATTCCCGTGCTGCTTCCCCTGGTCGAAAAATACAAGGAAATTCTGAAAAAGGCCGGCCGGGAAATAGCAACTGACGGAAAGTTATCGGAAAATACGCAGGCAGAATTGGAGAAACCGATAGTTCCCTACGATAAGTATATGGAGGGCGCCAATAAGTATTGGGAGAAACTGCTTTCGGCTGTCTGA
- a CDS encoding P-II family nitrogen regulator, whose product MKMVIAVVKPEKLTDVKQALFDAQVGKMTVSSVIGCGSQGGHSESYRGVITEVNLLDKVRFEIAVNDEFVQPTIDAIIKGARTGTIGDGKIFVLPLEQCIRVRTGDTGNKAIG is encoded by the coding sequence ATGAAAATGGTTATCGCGGTTGTCAAACCGGAAAAGCTTACCGATGTAAAACAGGCGCTGTTCGATGCACAGGTCGGTAAAATGACCGTCTCCAGCGTTATCGGTTGCGGGTCTCAGGGCGGACACTCCGAGTCATACCGGGGTGTTATAACGGAGGTGAATCTTCTGGACAAGGTGCGCTTTGAGATTGCCGTGAACGACGAATTTGTTCAGCCGACCATCGATGCGATCATAAAAGGGGCCAGAACGGGAACGATCGGCGACGGTAAAATATTTGTTTTGCCCCTTGAACAGTGCATCCGGGTGCGTACTGGCGACACCGGAAATAAGGCAATCGGATGA
- a CDS encoding ammonium transporter: MKKLIGVLVLLTGIFLSAGFPAAAQQALPVQDGSIVLNQPSAMSPAPAVVLGEKGLAESLKNLQVGVDTLWVLIAAFLVFFMNLGFAMVESGLCRAKNTVNILAKNFIVFAIASISFYVIGWGLMFGNGSSFMGLEGLFFAGGPDNSPAIGEAYKGAYAALNWTGVPLWAKFFFQLVFAGTAATIVSGAVAERVKFISFIVFSFILVGILYPITGHWIWGGGFLQTMGMFDFAGSSVVHSVGGWSALAGVILLGSRYGKYRADGSIKPIMGHNMSMVTLGGLVLWFGWFGFNPGSTMGVGDGSAIAHIAVTTNTAAAMAILSSAIVSWLVQKKPDLSMIINGALAGLVAITASCAFVSVGSSAIIGLIAGVLVVLAVLFFDKLKLDDPVGALSVHLVNGVFGTLAVGLFAQDKITGTATGNGLFFGGGVKLLLAQAAGVVAVGVFTFVAAFAVWYVIKAVMGLRVSREEELAGLDIGEHGMKAYPDFQGFLTK; encoded by the coding sequence ATGAAGAAATTGATCGGCGTATTAGTTTTGTTAACAGGCATTTTTTTAAGCGCGGGTTTCCCGGCGGCTGCTCAGCAGGCATTGCCCGTGCAGGATGGTTCTATAGTTTTGAACCAACCATCAGCAATGTCCCCGGCGCCCGCGGTTGTCCTGGGGGAAAAGGGATTGGCGGAATCCCTGAAAAATTTACAGGTTGGCGTTGACACTCTCTGGGTGCTGATAGCCGCGTTTCTGGTCTTTTTTATGAACCTCGGGTTTGCGATGGTTGAGTCCGGTCTGTGCAGGGCGAAAAATACGGTGAACATCCTGGCGAAGAACTTCATCGTTTTCGCGATTGCCTCAATATCATTTTATGTGATCGGCTGGGGGCTGATGTTCGGGAACGGCAGCTCCTTCATGGGGTTGGAGGGGCTTTTCTTCGCCGGCGGCCCCGACAACAGCCCCGCCATCGGGGAGGCCTATAAAGGCGCGTACGCCGCTTTGAACTGGACCGGCGTTCCTTTATGGGCAAAGTTTTTCTTTCAGCTTGTTTTTGCCGGAACCGCCGCGACGATCGTTTCCGGCGCCGTTGCGGAAAGGGTAAAATTCATTTCCTTCATCGTCTTTTCGTTTATCCTGGTAGGGATCTTGTACCCCATCACCGGCCACTGGATCTGGGGCGGCGGCTTTCTCCAGACAATGGGGATGTTTGATTTTGCCGGTTCTTCGGTTGTGCACTCCGTGGGAGGATGGTCGGCCCTGGCCGGGGTTATCCTGCTCGGCTCCCGTTACGGGAAGTATCGTGCCGATGGATCGATCAAACCGATCATGGGTCACAACATGTCCATGGTGACCCTCGGCGGCCTCGTTTTGTGGTTCGGCTGGTTCGGGTTCAATCCCGGTTCGACGATGGGTGTGGGGGACGGCAGCGCGATTGCCCATATCGCTGTAACAACCAACACTGCGGCGGCGATGGCGATTCTAAGTTCAGCCATTGTCTCCTGGCTGGTGCAGAAAAAGCCCGATCTTTCGATGATCATCAACGGCGCCCTGGCCGGACTGGTCGCCATAACCGCTTCCTGCGCCTTTGTCAGCGTGGGCTCATCCGCTATTATCGGCCTGATCGCCGGGGTGCTCGTGGTGCTCGCCGTCCTGTTTTTTGACAAGCTGAAGCTGGACGACCCGGTAGGCGCCCTCTCCGTACATTTGGTGAATGGCGTATTTGGAACCCTGGCGGTCGGGCTTTTCGCCCAAGACAAAATTACCGGGACTGCCACCGGCAACGGTCTTTTTTTCGGCGGCGGGGTGAAACTGCTTTTGGCGCAGGCGGCCGGAGTCGTTGCGGTTGGAGTGTTTACCTTTGTCGCGGCATTCGCCGTATGGTATGTGATCAAAGCCGTTATGGGACTTCGGGTATCGCGGGAAGAGGAACTCGCCGGTTTGGATATTGGAGAGCATGGCATGAAGGCTTATCCCGATTTCCAGGGGTTTTTGACAAAATAA
- a CDS encoding LEA type 2 family protein: MRRQTCFMAILAAALLVIGCAGLKLQAPSVTVADLQVVEASLLAQRFVFKLRVQNPNDREIPVKGMSFEVTINDEPFARGVSNKTATLPRLSETIMEVAAVSDLSAILRQIGALRRDGKNSVSYRIRGRLFTGLLVDLNFENSGVLDFPVPPGEK; this comes from the coding sequence GTGCGTCGGCAGACATGCTTTATGGCGATTCTGGCAGCAGCCCTTCTCGTGATTGGTTGCGCGGGCTTAAAGCTGCAGGCGCCTTCAGTGACGGTGGCCGACCTGCAGGTGGTCGAGGCAAGCCTGCTTGCGCAGCGCTTTGTTTTCAAGCTGCGGGTTCAGAATCCGAATGACCGGGAGATCCCCGTCAAAGGAATGAGTTTTGAGGTAACGATCAACGATGAGCCGTTTGCCAGAGGGGTGAGCAACAAAACCGCGACATTGCCCCGTTTGAGCGAAACGATAATGGAAGTCGCCGCGGTAAGCGATTTGTCAGCCATTCTGCGTCAGATAGGGGCGCTTAGGCGGGACGGCAAAAATTCCGTATCTTATCGCATCCGGGGTCGTCTTTTTACCGGGCTTCTTGTTGATCTGAATTTCGAGAATAGCGGCGTCCTGGACTTTCCCGTTCCTCCCGGCGAGAAATAA